Proteins found in one Neomonachus schauinslandi chromosome 1, ASM220157v2, whole genome shotgun sequence genomic segment:
- the LOC110593983 gene encoding complement C3-like yields the protein MMAWPYSTQGGSGNILHIEVKTVAEVGSSVYLSLVTEHQNSETKKQITHFTILVLSKDRIVHAKHQSKSDLTVTTIDVTSEMLPSFRILAFYLLPRGTGQDPKLVADSVWVDVNDRCMGTLKVGLEKERRFQTLKPNSHVEVKVTGDKEATVGLVAVDKAVYVLNSKHKLTQKKVWDVVEEYDIGCTVGSGKDGLAVFKDAGLDLKMSTGMHTPASSDWQCPQSPPASRHRHSLKWLETKRNAGQS from the exons ATGATGGCTTGGCCTTACTCGACTCAGGGTGGGTCGGGGAACATCTTGCACATTGAGGTGAAGACAGTCGCAGAGGTTGGCAGCAGCGTCTACCTGAGCCTTGTCACAGAACATCAGAATtctgaaaccaagaaacagatcaCTCACTTCACCATCCTG GTCCTGAGTAAGGACCGGATTGTGCATGCCAAACATCAATCAAAAAGTGACCTCACGGTAACCACTATTGATGTGACTTCAGAGATGCTGCCCTCCTTCCGCATCCTGGCCTTTTATTTACTGCCTAGGGGAACAGGTCAGGATCCTAAACTGGTGGCCGACTCCGTATGGGTTGATGTGAATGACAGATGCATGGGGACA CTGAAGGTTGGTTTGGAGAAAGAAAGACGCTTCCAGACTTTGAAGCCTAACAGCCACGTGGAAGTGAAGGTGACAGGTGATAAAGAGGCCACAGTGGGGTTGGTGGCCGTGGACAAGGCTGTCTATGTCTTGAACAGCAAGCACAAGCTCACACAGAAGAAG GTCTGGGATGTGGTGGAAGAATATGACATTGGCTGCACAGTGGGCAGTGGGAAAGACGGACTTGCTGTATTCAAGGATGCTGGATTGGACCTGAAGATGAGCACAGGGATGCACACCCCAGCAAGCTCAG acTGGCAGTGCCCTCAGAGCCCCCCTGCCAGCCGTCACCGCCACTCCCTGAAATGGCTGGAGACCAAGAGGAATGCAGGTCAGAGCTAA